Proteins found in one Hevea brasiliensis isolate MT/VB/25A 57/8 chromosome 18, ASM3005281v1, whole genome shotgun sequence genomic segment:
- the LOC110673557 gene encoding omega-hydroxypalmitate O-feruloyl transferase, translating to MQLLAGMISNSTLMAPWVQELHFNHLSIPITINNLVPIMPAGPIPAGSGDSLYLSNLDDMIGARVFTPTIYFYKADYLNSAKTPVMKTLCDALACVLVPYYPFSGRIRETKNGKLEVFFGPEQGALMIEAYSEMALAELGDLTVPNPAWSPLIYRFPNEEPYKILDMPLIIGQVTQFSCGGFSLGLRLCHCICDGIGAMQFLGAWAATARTGTLVTNPEPCWDRELLQPRSPPVVKHSHIEFMRVDDGSTLTMSLWQEKPVQKCYRISREFQAQLKAQAQAQSNEKFSCTTFDVMAAHIWRSWVKALDVKPREYKLRLTFSVNARQKLKNPPLKDGFYGNVVCVACAVSSVYELVNGSLADTTHLVRQARNGISEEYLRSTIDFVEVDRPRRLEFGGKLTITQWTRFSMYESADFGWGRPIYAGPIDLTPTPQVCVFLPEGEADSSGRMVFCICLPENATSRFTEYLCSVVSTDEYVNRKKLLN from the coding sequence ATGCAGCTGCTTGCTGGTATGATCTCCAACAGCACTCTCATGGCTCCTTGGGTCCAAGAGCTCCATTTCAATCACCTAAGCATCCCCATAACCATTAACAATTTGGTTCCTATCATGCCAGCTGGACCTATACCAGCTGGCTCAGGTGACAGCCTTTATCTCTCAAACCTCGATGATATGATTGGAGCTCGTGTTTTCACCCCGACAATATATTTCTATAAAGCAGATTACTTGAATTCTGCTAAAACCCCTGTCATGAAAACATTATGTGATGCTTTAGCTTGTGTTTTAGTTCCTTACTACCCTTTTTCTGGTAGGATCAGAGAAACCAAGAATGGGAAGTTAGAGGTGTTTTTTGGACCAGAACAAGGTGCGCTTATGATTGAGGCATACTCGGAGATGGCCTTAGCTGAACTGGGAGACCTCACAGTGCCAAACCCTGCGTGGTCACCATTGATCTACAGGTTCCCAAATGAAGAACCTTACAAAATTCTTGACATGCCATTGATTATTGGTCAGGTAACCCAATTTAGTTGTGGTGGCTTTAGCCTGGGCTTAAGGCTCTGCCATTGTATCTGTGATGGCATTGGTGCCATGCAGTTTCTTGGTGCATGGGCAGCAACGGCAAGGACAGGCACCTTGGTGACAAATCCTGAACCATGTTGGGATAGGGAACTTCTCCAACCTCGCAGCCCGCCAGTGGTAAAACATTCACATATTGAGTTCATGAGAGTAGACGATGGCTCAACCCTAACAATGTCTTTATGGCAAGAAAAGCCTGTCCAGAAATGTTATCGAATCAGCCGAGAGTTCCAAGCTCAACTGAAAGCTCAAGCTCAAGCTCAATCAAATGAAAAGTTTTCCTGCACTACATTTGATGTCATGGCAGCCCATATTTGGAGGTCATGGGTAAAAGCATTGGATGTAAAACCAAGAGAATATAAGCTTAGGCTAACATTTTCTGTCAATGCTCGCCAAAAGCTTAAAAACCCACCATTAAAAGATGGTTTCTATGGCAATGTGGTGTGTGTAGCATGTGCAGTAAGCTCTGTTTATGAGCTGGTTAATGGGAGCCTTGCTGACACTACCCATTTGGTACGCCAGGCTCGGAATGGTATCTCAGAGGAATACCTGAGATCAACAATAGATTTTGTGGAAGTGGACAGGCCAAGAAGGCTTGAATTTGGCGGAAAATTGACAATAACACAGTGGACAAGATTTTCCATGTATGAGTCTGCAGATTTTGGGTGGGGAAGGCCAATTTATGCAGGTCCTATAGACCTGACCCCAACGCCACAAGTCTGTGTATTCCTGCCAGAAGGCGAAGCCGACTCTAGTGGGAGAATGGTGTTCTGCATTTGCCTGCCTGAGAATGCTACCAGTAGATTCACAGAATACTTGTGTTCTGTGGTTTCAACTGATGAATATGTTAATAGGAAAAAGCTGCTAAATTAA